One Arachis hypogaea cultivar Tifrunner chromosome 18, arahy.Tifrunner.gnm2.J5K5, whole genome shotgun sequence genomic window, TGCACCCTTAACTCAAACATACAAAAACCAATCCATGCACTCACATGCCCTGTACCAAGAAGGTCTAATAGAATTAGACAACCTCCATCCAATCTTAAAGATTATAAGTGCTGGAGTCTCATCACCAACAACAATAGCTCAACCATGAATCACTTCAACAGGTATTATTTATCTAACACTAAATCAATTGCAACCATCTACACTCATAACTTATTCTACACGTTCCAATATACTAAAATTGCAACAATAGAGTTCTTCACTATGAACAACCAAGCATCTAAGCAAGATTCATTGCATCTAAAATTAGAAGGAACAGAAACAGTAAACATCCCAATAAGAAGCAACATGAATTGCAACAATCTCAACCAACATCATACTCCATACGCTCCAGGACAATAAAATTGAACCTAATGATTTGTCACTACGTATAATCACTCATATCAGAAGCAAAATTTGTCAATAGTGCAACATGCAACAGCGATTATGATTGAAGAAATGAACAACTCAACCCACTTAGCTTGAATGGTTAGCCTACTGCCGGCGATGATGTTCGTCGTGGTCCTGGTGGATGGTCGACGAACTGGTGGCTAATCTTCCAGGATCTGTTGCTCGGCTGCCACTCTGCGACGGGTACGCTGGAGACGACGGCTTCCGCGTGACGAGATGTGCAACCGAACAGGGCGAGGCTGGGCTGCAGTTCGGGTCAGAGGCGTAGCGCTCAGGGGCTGGGCTCCAGTGACGGGGAGATGTGCAACGGCAACAGGGCGAGAAACTTGAGGGGAACGATGAAGGACGCTCGTGAGGACTGGTCGGCATCCGAGGTTGCAGCTTCCGGCGCACGCGATTCTCTGTCGATAGGGGTCTCTGCAGCGACTGGGACGGTTTTGGGTAGGGGAGACAAACCGTGGGAACCAAAAGGATTGGGTAATTGGGGAAAATTTTGAAATAGGATTAATTGGGTGGTGGGGTAAATTAAACAGCCATAAGAAATTAGGGTTATTGAGggttaatttactcttttaatttaaattgagcCTAATAAATAGTCCATTGTAACTATTGTATACATATTCTATTGTCTCCCTAGTGGGACTCTTTTTTCTAATAGTTTAAATATTGTAagagataattaatttaaaaggataatattcaaaattttatatttatttgtgtGAAGgtgcttgatatatatatatatatatatattagtttaactttttaaaaaggaagtttcaagaaaaaaaaaatatcaccaaaaaattatatataacaaGTATTTTACTTCCAATTTTCAATTTGATGCATATGTTGACTTCATAGATACGATCCTAACAATTCGTAATAGATCTCCCATGTCAGAAGTATACTTTTTGCAAGCTGAGTATAATAAAGAGGAattgtatatttaatattaaaataatttataaaaggtaatacaaataaataatttatttttatactataaaaatacaaagaaaatatATGCAAAATATGTTATGTTTGATAcaaagaggttagaaaagaaaaaaataatttaaaaaagtataCAAGGTTGTTACTAATATATACATCAAGAGTACGCTAATTATagaataatatcctaataaattacattgatttttttctaattctctttgatatttttttgattttgttCCTTAACTATGATATTCTAATACTCCCCCTCAAAGTGAGTAGTGTGATCACCAATACTCAGCTTGGTTAGAACTTTAGCAAGGACTTATTTTGAAAAGCAAGAATATCAGCCAACTAATTTTCTGATCTCACAAATGGAAGCTCAATAGTACTATTCTcaattttttctttgataaagtGTCGATCCACTTCAACGTGTTTTGTTCTATCATGTTGTACGGGATTCTCTGAAATGCTGATTGCGGTTTTGTTGTCACATGTCAACTGACTTGGCAATTGTGGTGGAAACCCAATCTCAGTCATCAATTTTCTTATCCACAATACTTCAGTTATGCCTTTAACGATCCCTCAAAATTCTACCTCTGCACTTGAAAGTGCTACAACTTTATGCTTCTTGCTTTTCCAAGTTACCAGGTTCCCTCTAACAAGTGTAAAGTAACCAGCTATTGATCTTCTATCGTTTGGATTGCCCGCCCAATCTGTATCAATGTATGCCTCAACCTTCAAATGGCCATTCCTTTTGAATATGATTCCACTTCCTGGAGCTCCCTTCAAATATCGAACTATCCTCATAGCGGCTTTCATATGATCTTC contains:
- the LOC140181336 gene encoding secreted RxLR effector protein 161-like, translated to MQVNHKLKIVEGATLADKKRYQRLIGKLIYLSHTRPNIAYAVGIVSQFMHKPQEDHMKAAMRIVRYLKGAPGSGIIFKRNGHLKVEAYIDTDWAGNPNDRRSIAGYFTLVRGNLVTWKSKKHKVVALSSAEVEF